Below is a window of Nanoarchaeota archaeon DNA.
CTGAATATACAACGCGGCGACCGACTTAAAGAAGAAGCAAAAGAAACGCTGCTCGAAAACGGAATATACGCTAAAAACAACAAAGAACGTCTGAAGTACGAAATTGCTCTTAGAACCGTTTTCAAGATGCATGATGAAGTCAAGAAATACGGAAATTTAAGCGACGAAGATGCCTTAAATACACTTTCAACTAAATGATAGCTCTTTTTCTATGTATGCGCCGATAGCATTCATGCCTTCTCTTACAGTTTGAAAATCGCTGTTGTTCAAAACAAATCGTTGTATCAATCCAAAATCCCGTTCAATAGGATTCAGCCATGAAGATCTTTTCGGCAGCGGAAGGATTTTTATCCTCGGATTCAGGTCAAGAAATATCTGTGTGTCTTTTGAAGTATGTGCGCTCCAGCCATCCCAAATAAGACATATGTCTTTATCCGGATATATTTCAAGAAGCTTTTGCATAAATTGAATAACAATAAACGAATTTTTCCAATCATAAAATGAATAATGAACTGCTCTTGTATGGATGTTCCTTGCGGCAAATAAATCGCATATCCCTTTCACTTTTTGGCCGTAAGGGATGTGATAATATCCTTTGAAAGTGTATTTTTGTCCGCCATATTCTTTTATGGCTGTTTTTCCTTTTTCGTCAAATGAAATAACAACGCTATTTGCGGGCGGATTTGCTATTGCCTGTTCTATAATCTGCTTTTTTTAAAAAAGTTCTTATCAGGGCTGTATTGCCAACGCTTGCTTTTTTCAAGCTTTGCTCCGGATTTATTCAGTAT
It encodes the following:
- a CDS encoding IS630 family transposase; its protein translation is MIEQAIANPPANSVVISFDEKGKTAIKEYGGQKYTFKGYYHIPYGQKVKGICDLFAARNIHTRAVHYSFYDWKNSFIVIQFMQKLLEIYPDKDICLIWDGWSAHTSKDTQIFLDLNPRIKILPLPKRSSWLNPIERDFGLIQRFVLNNSDFQTVREGMNAIGAYIEKELSFS